The stretch of DNA CGCGAGCTCCAGCTCGGCGTCCGCCAGGACCACGACCAGCTTCACGACACCACTTCGCCCAGCCTGCCCATGGCGACGGCGTCCTTGATCTCCCGGGCGATGCGCTGCCCGGTGCTCATGCCTGGCTCGATCAGGTCGGAGTAGGGGGAGCCGGTGATGAAGGGGTTGGTGCCGGCCACGATGCGGCAGGAGATCTCGAACACCTTGAAGTCCAGCTTGTCGGTGACGATGGACTCCAGGCAGAACGGCCCGATGAGGCCGCCGAACAGCTCGATGCTCCGCTCGATAACGCTCTCGCCCATCTCGAACACTTTGGATAGGAGGCTCTCCCGTATCACCACCGGTATGTTCCCGGTGACCACCAGGCTGGGGAACATGCCGTGCTTCTTCAGCTCCTCGGTGGCGCCGAGCTTGTAAAGCTCGTCAATGTTGCTCTCGTCGCGGCGGTCCATGGAAAGGAGCTCGATGGAGCCGGTGCCCACCCTGTACCCGCGCGGGTGGATGGGGGAGTAGAAGTAGTGCAGGTAGTACCTGGTGCCCAGGACGTACTCCTGGATGGTGTACGATTCCTGGCTGAGGTCGATGCCCATCTTGAACTCCAGGTAGTCCTTGGCGATGAAGAAGCCGCGCCCGCCCTTGGCCCCATTATATTTCACCAGCACCGGTTCGGTGATGTCCTTGGCGTCGGCGATCCGGCGGGGCATCTGGATGCCCGCGCTCTCCAGCCAGGTGCGCTGCGTCTCGCGGTCCTCCTCCCACTTCAGCACCGCGCGGTTGCCGAAGGTGGGGACTTCCATGGCCTCGAAGCGCTCGGTCCCCATGTACTCCACGAAGGAGCCGTGGGGGACGATGATGACGTTGCGGTCCCTCAGCTCCTCGGCCCGGGTGACGAAGTCATCGTAGCTGTCGAAG from Methanomassiliicoccus luminyensis B10 encodes:
- a CDS encoding formate--phosphoribosylaminoimidazolecarboxamide ligase — protein: MVPKNKILDIIKDYDPKDITIATLCSHTSLQIFNGAKKEGFKTLGLAVNQKTKFYDAFPLAKPDEIIRFDSYDDFVTRAEELRDRNVIIVPHGSFVEYMGTERFEAMEVPTFGNRAVLKWEEDRETQRTWLESAGIQMPRRIADAKDITEPVLVKYNGAKGGRGFFIAKDYLEFKMGIDLSQESYTIQEYVLGTRYYLHYFYSPIHPRGYRVGTGSIELLSMDRRDESNIDELYKLGATEELKKHGMFPSLVVTGNIPVVIRESLLSKVFEMGESVIERSIELFGGLIGPFCLESIVTDKLDFKVFEISCRIVAGTNPFITGSPYSDLIEPGMSTGQRIAREIKDAVAMGRLGEVVS